One genomic region from Terriglobus aquaticus encodes:
- the larC gene encoding nickel pincer cofactor biosynthesis protein LarC, whose product MRVAYLDCFAGIAGDMLLGALVDAGVPRSVLEDAADAMNLGASLQFDSVDRSGITAVKVRVLDQGQPAEVPAPSRPEEQRKGEPYSPQAKTQHQHREGHHGFTSTPGANTWDEVAMDAGADLDEGHARSLTDIREIIGRSRLTDDVKHLAMRTFDLLGASEAKIHNVPVDEIHFHEVGAVDAIVDIVASAAGLVHLRADAWHCSPVNVGSGTVRCAHGVFPVPAPATADLLRGVPTYAAHLQKELTTPTGAALLRALSPTYGPQPVMQVQSIGYGAGTRNPPGFANVLRLCVGEASAPAGSERNGFAESALSAAFQEPAQESIAVIETAVDDATPQLLAYVADRALDAGAMDVMLAPVIMKKGRPGTLLTVLARSEDAHRLEQMLLRETTTLGVRTRMDRRVCLDREHVDVQTEFGNVRVKIGRSMGETLNANPEFEDCRRLAEQNGVPLKQVHAAAMAAYLNAHSTKGPKS is encoded by the coding sequence ATGCGCGTCGCATACCTTGATTGCTTCGCCGGGATCGCCGGGGACATGCTGCTAGGAGCGCTGGTCGATGCCGGTGTTCCGCGATCGGTCCTGGAGGATGCTGCCGATGCAATGAACCTGGGAGCCTCGCTGCAGTTCGACTCGGTCGATCGCAGTGGCATCACGGCGGTGAAGGTGCGGGTGCTCGATCAAGGCCAGCCAGCAGAAGTCCCGGCGCCCTCGCGGCCGGAAGAGCAGCGGAAAGGCGAGCCCTACTCCCCGCAAGCGAAGACTCAGCATCAGCATCGCGAAGGTCACCATGGGTTCACGTCGACCCCTGGTGCGAACACGTGGGACGAGGTCGCCATGGATGCAGGTGCCGACCTCGACGAGGGTCACGCGCGGTCCCTCACGGACATACGCGAGATCATCGGTAGGTCGCGGCTCACTGACGACGTAAAGCACCTCGCGATGCGCACATTCGATCTGCTCGGCGCGTCTGAGGCGAAGATCCACAACGTTCCGGTCGACGAGATCCACTTCCACGAGGTCGGCGCGGTGGATGCCATCGTCGATATCGTGGCCTCGGCAGCAGGGCTGGTTCACCTGCGCGCGGATGCTTGGCACTGCTCGCCCGTGAATGTCGGCAGCGGCACCGTTCGCTGCGCGCACGGCGTGTTCCCTGTCCCGGCACCCGCGACCGCAGATCTGCTGCGTGGCGTGCCGACGTATGCTGCCCATCTGCAAAAAGAGCTGACCACGCCAACGGGCGCGGCACTGCTGCGCGCGCTATCGCCCACCTACGGTCCTCAACCTGTCATGCAGGTGCAGAGCATCGGTTACGGCGCAGGTACGCGCAACCCCCCGGGCTTCGCTAACGTTCTCCGGCTTTGCGTGGGAGAGGCCTCTGCCCCTGCGGGCTCCGAACGGAATGGATTTGCCGAGAGCGCGCTGAGTGCGGCGTTTCAGGAACCGGCACAGGAGTCCATTGCTGTGATCGAAACCGCGGTCGACGATGCAACGCCGCAGCTTCTCGCGTATGTGGCAGACCGTGCGCTCGATGCAGGCGCCATGGATGTGATGTTGGCGCCGGTCATCATGAAGAAGGGCCGGCCTGGAACATTGCTGACCGTGCTGGCCCGGTCAGAAGACGCGCACCGGCTGGAGCAGATGCTGCTGCGAGAGACCACGACGCTTGGGGTCCGCACCCGCATGGATCGGCGCGTGTGCCTCGACCGCGAGCACGTGGACGTTCAGACCGAGTTCGGTAATGTCCGTGTGAAGATCGGAAGATCGATGGGCGAGACCTTGAACGCGAATCCAGAGTTTGAAGATTGCCGCCGGCTGGCGGAACAGAACGGTGTGCCGCTGAAGCAAGTCCATGCTGCGGCCATGGCGGCCTACCTGAACGCACACAGCACGAAGGGGCCGAAGTCATGA
- the larE gene encoding ATP-dependent sacrificial sulfur transferase LarE, whose product MKEHVNAETMTLAEKARLLDESLLALGSVLIAYSGGTDSAFLAFAAHRVLGTGAVAAIADSASLPRAELAQALTFTAEHGIATRVLVTDEVSRPEYARNDSSRCFHCKDTLFQAMETERARLGLAHLAFGMNLDDRGEFRPGQRAAAQHRVVAPLVEAHLTKADIRTLAQEAGLTLWSKPASACLASRIEYGRPVTPHNLRQVEEAEAALHALGFSQVRVRHHGDLARIEIDRADLPRALSAEMLQRFSAALKLLGFTYVTVDADGYRSGSMNAVLPASAIAAAR is encoded by the coding sequence ATGAAGGAACACGTGAATGCCGAGACAATGACGCTTGCCGAGAAAGCACGGCTGCTGGACGAGTCACTGCTGGCGCTCGGTTCCGTGCTCATCGCATACTCCGGCGGGACGGATTCGGCATTCCTGGCGTTTGCGGCCCATCGGGTGCTGGGCACTGGCGCAGTCGCGGCCATTGCGGACTCGGCTTCTCTGCCCCGTGCAGAACTCGCGCAAGCCCTTACCTTCACGGCCGAGCACGGGATTGCAACGCGGGTGCTCGTGACGGACGAGGTGAGTCGGCCGGAGTACGCCCGCAACGACTCGTCTCGCTGCTTTCATTGCAAGGACACGCTGTTCCAAGCCATGGAGACGGAGCGCGCCCGGCTCGGCCTGGCGCATCTTGCGTTTGGCATGAACCTGGACGACCGTGGCGAGTTTCGGCCGGGACAGCGTGCCGCGGCACAGCACCGGGTAGTGGCTCCGCTCGTCGAGGCACACCTGACAAAGGCAGATATCCGGACTCTGGCGCAAGAAGCCGGCCTGACGCTTTGGAGCAAGCCAGCCAGCGCCTGCCTGGCCAGCCGCATCGAGTACGGCCGCCCTGTGACCCCACACAATTTGCGGCAAGTGGAAGAGGCTGAGGCAGCTTTGCATGCGCTTGGGTTCTCGCAGGTACGGGTGCGGCATCATGGGGATCTGGCGCGCATCGAGATCGACCGCGCCGATCTGCCGCGGGCGCTTTCCGCAGAGATGTTGCAGCGGTTTTCTGCCGCGCTCAAGCTGCTCGGGTTCACCTACGTCACGGTGGACGCTGACGGATACCGGTCGGGATCGATGAACGCGGTGCTGCCCGCTTCAGCTATCGCTGCGGCGCGTTAG